In Argopecten irradians isolate NY unplaced genomic scaffold, Ai_NY scaffold_0868, whole genome shotgun sequence, the sequence GAAGAGTGTAAGTTACAGCTCGACCGAATAGCTGAAGAACACCTAACGCTGTGCGACAGGATGGAGATAGCTTCCACACAACTGATTCAGACACGCATCACAGACATGGAGGAGAGGATGGAAACTTTGAAGAAACTTTCATCGGAGAGTAAACAAACTCTTCAGGCAGGGTCTGCTGTACTGGTGTACGACTCGGTATCTGAAATCCAAGAAATGGAATTGGATATTCCACAAGCGAGAGACAAAGGTATCGCAGAGTTTACTCCAGGTAATGACAGACGAAGTCTGCTGAAGCAAGCCACCGGATCTATGACAGTTCCTGATGAACTTTCCCTTGTTACATCTGCAACTTATAGTATTTCTAATAAATGTTCTGTAAAGCCAAAGCGACGCACATATACCGGCCAAATATCAACTGAAACTGTCAGATACAGACTTCATGACAAACCAGAAGTTATTTCGAAGTTTGTCTACCCGGATACCATGACAACAATCTGTCCTACGACTGATGGATGTGCATGGCTTTGTGATCGTTTTAACGGCAATGTAGTTCTCGTCAACAACAAGGGCAAAGTCATGCAGAAGATAGAACGGACAGATAAAAGGATTGATGATATCAGTCTTCACCCAACTACAGGTCGCTTGTGGTCCTGTGGTGTAGGAAGTGAAActatttatgaaatatcagCATCAAATAACCTTGTTCCAATGTTCAACACATCTGGAGGTCTCCCCACGAGCATCTGTCTCACAAAAGAAGGTAGGGTGGTAGTTGGTGTAGGTTGTGAAAAGGGATACAAGATCGAAATGTACACGGTAGATGGCAGGGTGTTACACACAGTCTTGGATGGTGTATCCGGGCCCGGGTTGGTCGTATCTATAGCTCACTGTCCCGTGACAGGTAACGTAGCCATAGTTGGTAACAACGACTACAAAGACAACAAGCTTTATATCACAGTGCACGATCCAACTCTACAGCAGTTGTTTACTTATCACGGGGAACGAATGCAGTCACCAGATGAGTCTACAGTAGCATTCGATCCAGTCACAGTCGTATACGACAGTAAGGGGAATATCGTAGTTAATGATAGGTCGAGGAAAACGATCGAACTGGTCAGCGGAGAAGGAAAGCACATCAAAACATTGGTGACAAATAAGGGAGCAGTAGGAGAAATAGGCATCCAGAAAGACGACGTTCTTTGGTCACACTTAAAGATAGGGAAGTGGGGAGTTAAGCTATTTAAGTACTACTGTGATTAAGTGGAAGGTGCTTGGCTGATTGGAAGCAATGCTGTAATTAGCTGGGATCCTAGCTCTTTGAGCGTTGATGACTTGGAGATAATGTGGCCTTACTGGAAGGAGTAATACATTTGGCTGTGTAGTTATAGAAGTGCTTCTGTAATCAGAGTTTTTGGCGAAATACGTGATATGGGGTTTTGCTCAGTGataagaaaatataacaaacagaTGATTGAAGTGCTACTGTAACTAGACTGACTCTGTAAGACAGACAAAAACgcataaaatgaaatgttgaatTGCCTACACACGAGAGCTTGAAGTGCTACTAATTATAAACTAATAAACTATTATGGACGGGTGATGGTCGACATGCCCTTAATAAGTAgagatatacatttatataaaatttactcCAAGTGCTTGAAGCCAAGACTTTAACACCAGAAGATATACCAGTAGTGTAATTAAGCGTAAATATCTAATATAAGTCATGATATAAATTCTTCTTTAATCGACACTGTTTCTCAAGTATATCTGCGCTCAAATTTTCTTTCCCACGAATactcttttttttcttgtattgtATAAGTTATGATGTATATAGCTAGTTGATaaaataactctgtaagttaaCTGTTTTCCTGAGAACTATTTCAAAGCCACTATAAATATAACATGACGATCCAATAACTGTATAACATGGAATtttcgttgtgtagaatttgtttgttgttttcgGGCTTGTCATGTAACTACGTAATGATTAGAGTGCTCTAAATCAGGAAAGACAGTACTCattaatttttaatgttataaatacTTATACTGCAAATTATTTCACAAATCTGATATTACCACAAATAACCGATTTACGCTTCGTCATACATTCAGAAGAGACGACACCGCGTGAAAGATGGGCGGTCACCAAAGGGCACTCGCCCTAACGAAATTATCtgctttgtttattttctgGCCATGTCACGTATTTCAACTAATCTCAGACATtgttaaaatcatgaaatataatGCTATATCGTATTGTGTCATCCTGAGTTTTCTATTGCtatctttatattatatgtctgtgtcttgataaaggagCGGATTGActttaaaaaatgttattttgttcACATTGTTATTATTAGGTCTTTGCCCTTATCCTGCTTATTTATGAGTTACTTAGCTGTATTGATTTACTCTGCCGTCCATGTCTACTGATATCCACTAGCAATCACTCTACACACCCTGGtgactgtaatatatatattacggtAATCAAAGATGGATGCCGACGAAATAGATAAGTTTCGGTTTTTGGCTGATTTTGGTGGTTTTAGATGAcgccgattttttttttctttgttgttCGTAGGAAGAGTTTATCCCATTGTATCTGAAAGTCATATTGGTTTACCCTGCAAGCGTATGATTTTTAACGTAGAAGGCACTACGAtattactgtaatatatattacgGTCACCAGTGCGTGCACAGTGGCAATGGGATGATTTGTTCTCAATTGCATGGATACATTATAGTGATAAAGTACTTATTCGTGTAATTGTAACACTATCGTTGCTAAATTTCCAATAAACAGTGCGTGgaattttaattgatttgtattttgtcaatGTGATGGATGTATTCATATATCGTGTTTGCTAAAACAAACTTTTATAGAGGTTACTATGTAACTTAATGTCAGTTGTGTTGGACAGGAAGAGAGTTAAAttattctgaaacaaaaatacgTAACCAGGCAttatatcaaagttttttttaaaaactcaaaaccaattatttgtttgtttgattaattaacgtcctatcaacagctatggtaatGAAGGCCCAACTTCATTAACATTTATCCGTATAAATCTTTTATTGGTAAAatactacatacaggtttaataACACTAACAACAAACGCATATACATATAGAATTAAATGAGTCATATCTTCCAAGTCGTTCAAGGTCTCAAGCAAGCTTTCGCACCTCTACTGCAGATTCGTTTACCCGACCCTTTGTTAACCAAGATGGGTGTCTCTGCCAAGTCATAAATGTCTAAACCGACGACTGCTACAACCGTAACTTATGAAGCAGTATGCCGTACTTCTTTTACTTTGTTAACTTCATCCATACTTTTACGAATTTTTGTTGCCATCTTGTACACGTGTTGTGTCTCCTCTTCCTTGGTTTTAgcatggtttgtttgtttgtttgattcttttaacgtcctattaacagctatggtcatataaggacggcctcccatgcacgtggtgtgttgcgtgtatgttgtgcgaggtgcgtgttttgggagactgcggtatattcatgttgtgtcttcttgtatagtggaacttttgccctttttatagtgctatatcactgaagcatgccgccgaagacaccaagcaacacaccccacccggtcacattattaCTGACAACTTTTAGCATGGCATTGTTTAGTTTTACACTCTcttttcattatcaatatagTTTTGAAAATCTTTACTTTCTCGCTTCGAAGGTTAAAGGTACCAAGAGCCCATCTCAAGCTACCAAATCCCACCAAACCGGTAAAGGGGGCTGCCAGTAAACGAACAAATGTGTATGTACCAGACGCAATATTGCATCATATCCAGTTCATCAGCATGTTTTCTCAACAACCTGGTGTTTTTGcctgtttgtttggtgtcttcgactGCATGCTTCAATGAGGCATTGCTATAAAAAGGCAAACACGGTCCTttattacaagaagacacatgaAAAACACCCAAAACAGTCACCACGCACTTCACATATACAACACACCACAtgcatgagaggccgtccttaaaatagccttgactgttaattgaatcaaacaaaaatattcatcCAAGTTTGAAAAGAGATAGcattcatttttatcatttttttatataccaaTATAGAGCGACCTGAGATACATAATGAATAAGAATTACGCATGTAGCATATGTTTTCAATAATTAAGAAAAAAGACATTTCTTATATCAAGTAAAACAATTTAACCTGACCcgatacatgtaaatgtttgatGATGTCGAGTATTACTAAAATATTATACTCCATCACACTAAACAGTGTAATTTGTATATGCtaattcatcctcgatactccagaggttccgATCACACGTGATCTCCTtactcctggactatctcatagtaaaactggagacaacagaacaaaacgggtaatttagtcctttgatgtacatccaAAGAGCCGTTCAACGGTACTCTGTGGTTGACTGTTTGGCTTTGAAGTAGGGCGTCGCTCTCTTTGCAGtcttaaaaaaaatttgaaggcctgtgattggtaCATATTTattcccctgagctgccttcagttttactttgagatagtccagggtgtgTAGATATCGTATGTGATTGGAACCTCTGTAGTATCGAGGAAAAGAAAGCGGTCTGTTTGACAGACTTAAAATCTTATTAACATATAACGTTTTATTTGCTTTTTCCCATTTCTCATAGGATTTTTACTATCAACTTTTtaactgaaattgttttttataattCACTACATTTTAAACGGCCATGGGAATGTCGTCTTTTGTAATGTTATGAAGCATCAGCTTGGATATTCTGAAGACGACGTAATAGTTGATTGCGTCATCACTTTTAATAGTTGACCTAAACAAATTTTGTCTGATCTGACATGCGGTTTATTTCACGACCAGAAAAACAACTTCTTTGTGAATTAATAATTAAGTTATGAAGATCACTTTCGACTACAGATTACAGTATAGTTGTGAGTTGAACGAAGAGCTTTCAGattcatatttttgaatgaACTTGAACTAGAAAAGTAGTGTTAGGCTTCAGGTATATGAGATAAGATGCCCAAGaagccttgacggtcacctcaGTGCAGATACAGGGTATTGATTTTCTTGGTAATGTCAGTCAGGACCATCATGAACATTTAATATCTGATTGCTATCTAAAAAATGGCTTATGGActaaataaaacaagagatcccagagggatcttggcgcccacctaagaacgatctttgtctgacaaaggaaagagggatcttttctctgcttttcaagtttttactacatattactatacatgaaatttcagaaacaaacttcaattatcaaaatcctagatgactacctgtcggccattttgttcactgatcggtaccaaaatgcaatatgcataaccagggaccggacctagggaaacctgcacatgaaatttgagacagatcccttcagtactttctaagaaatagtggtaacaagcttcaactatcaaaatccaagatggcgtcctgtcggccatcttgttcaccgatcggtctgaaaatgcaatatgcacaactagacccctaggggaacctgcacatgcaatttgatacagatcccttgagtactttctgagaaatagtggtaacaagctttaactatcaaaatccaagatggcggcctgtcggccatcttgttaatcaatcggtcccaaaatgcaatatgcacaactagacccctaggggaacctgcacatgcaatttgagacag encodes:
- the LOC138313722 gene encoding uncharacterized protein, whose amino-acid sequence is LREKIKEENEECKLQLDRIAEEHLTLCDRMEIASTQLIQTRITDMEERMETLKKLSSESKQTLQAGSAVLVYDSVSEIQEMELDIPQARDKGIAEFTPGNDRRSLLKQATGSMTVPDELSLVTSATYSISNKCSVKPKRRTYTGQISTETVRYRLHDKPEVISKFVYPDTMTTICPTTDGCAWLCDRFNGNVVLVNNKGKVMQKIERTDKRIDDISLHPTTGRLWSCGVGSETIYEISASNNLVPMFNTSGGLPTSICLTKEGRVVVGVGCEKGYKIEMYTVDGRVLHTVLDGVSGPGLVVSIAHCPVTGNVAIVGNNDYKDNKLYITVHDPTLQQLFTYHGERMQSPDESTVAFDPVTVVYDSKGNIVVNDRSRKTIELVSGEGKHIKTLVTNKGAVGEIGIQKDDVLWSHLKIGKWGVKLFKYYCD